The genome window CAATATCGTGGCGGTGAATTTTCGTGAATTTCGAGATAAAGATATTAGAGATCCGGGTATCGGTCGGATCGTTTAAGAACTCTGAACGGGTCAGGCGGATTTTGGAAGTTGAGATAATTGAGAAGAAGCTTTCAACCGAGGTGTAATGCTGCCCCCGGCGCAGTTTAGTAACTGTTTTATCCATCTTGATCCTTTCTATATGATTTCTTCACGCAGATACTTTAATGAGTAGCCGCGCTTAATTAGCTCCAAGACGATTTCGTTGACCTCATCTGGTTTGGCGATCAAATCCAAGGTCAGCTGGTCGTCTTTTAGAACCCAGGAATTTGCCAGCAAATAATCGGGCAATTTCTCGGCGAAAGGTTCCCGCTTGAAGATTAAATGTGGTCGCATCAAATCGACGAAATCTTGGTCATAAATGAGCTTTAAATTGGCATGGCTAAGTTCGTACACCTTCGTCGCATCCGGCTCAAAAAGATGGGCATCAGCCGCTACAACGACAATCGCCACCCCAAGCTCGTGGAATCGATTAAGCTCTGAGCGAAATGATTTGACCTCATCTTGGGTGAGATAAACTAACGGCTCGTCAAAGGCAATCAGATCAAGGGGCACCAGAAATGCTTGGGCGAGGCTTGCTAGTTGTTTAATGCTATCGGAGAGCGTCGCGACGTTCTGGTCAAGGAAGGACTTAAAGTTAAATTTAACTGCAAGTTCTTCGATGCGCTTAGAGCGGGCTTCCCCGCGCAAGCCAAATTTGTGCCCCAGTGTGGTGAGGCTTTGGCGAATCGTCTTCTTATGACAAATCAGCTCATGTTCAATCTTCAAGCGGCGCAGATTTTTGCGTTTCTCGACGTAACCAAAGTTCGGCTTTCCCTCACCGAATAGTAAGCGCAGAAGTGTCGTCTTCCCGCTTGCTGAACTGCCAGTAATTAAGATCCAACTCTTCACGCTAATTTCGAGGCTCACCCCAGAAAATAAGACCTCCGAGCGGAGGTCTTTTCGCAAATCAACCGATTTTAAATAAGGCTTAACCACGACCGGTTTCCTTGATCGCTTCAGTCGCTAGCCAGATACTAACTGCTGCATCGGGGGAAGTGATCTTAGCGAGATCCTCTGCGGGAATCACTCCTGCTAAAGCTGAGAGGACCGCAAGTCCGTACTGCACGATATTAAGATCAGTCTTGACGTTATATTGACCACTCTCATAAGGATCTTCGTGGCGATAAGCAAGGCTCACGTTGCCCTCGCGCACCGACCCATCAGTATGACTAATAATCAGGCGATCTAACAACTCGCTGACCTGGTGACCCGAGAAATCAAATGAGAATTTTCCGTCGCTAAGATTTTCGGCGTACTCATCTTGGCTCATTTCAAGCACCTTTGCCATTGGTCGATCAAAGACGCCAAGTTCATCAACCATGCGTTCAACCGCTTCAACTGGATACTTCTTTAAGTTATCCTCATAGGCTTCGCGGTTTGCCACTAGTTCTTCGTATAAATTTTTCATCTCTTCTTTTTCCATAACAGCATCATAAGCCAAAGAACCGCTAATTGGCAAGTCCCTTAATGGTAGAATTAACGCAGGAGGTTCTACTTAATGACAAATTTCGAGAAGTTTCACCCACTCTTAACTGCGAACTTTAAACTTGACTGGCTGACGACAGTACCTTTAAATGTTCTATTGGCCTTTGGTTATAGTGCCGAAGAGGTTCATTTAAAGATGCAGCAGACAATGCGAGGGGCGCAGTTGTCCTACGCAATCGTTGAGCGTGCAAGTAACAGTTTCCAGGGCGTCCTGACTATCAAATTTAGCGAGTCGACTGCTGAGATTGCGGGCACCGTTAAACCCGAATTCAGCGGAGAAAGCGAAATCATGGACTATTTAAAGGGATTCCTGGCCGCTAATTTCTCCGTCAACCATCTTAAGAAAAACTTTATAATTTTTTCTTAGCACTCTCTTGACACGAGTGCTAAAAGATCTATAATGGACTCGTAAATAAAAGAAAGGGGTTTTGAAATTATGGCAAATGATTTAGTAACTCGTAATAATGATTGGTTTGATCCACTCTTCGTTGATGACTGGGATCGCTTCTTTAATCGCGGCTTTAAGAGCGTAAATAATATGTTGACTGATGTTAAAGAAACCAAGGATAACTACACTGTTGCCGTTGATATCCCAGGGGTCGATAAGAAACAGATCCATCTTGATTATCATAATGATGAATTAAAGGTTAGCTACCACAATGAACACACTAATGAAGAGAAAGATAAAGAAGGACATGTGATTCACTCCGAGCGCAAGTATGGATCCTTCCAAAGAATCTACACTTTCCCTGATATTAATCCAGAAGAAATTACCGCTGAATACGTTGACGGGGTTCTGCATATCACCTTACCAAAACGTAAACCAGCAGAACGAGATGCAAAACGCATTGAGATTAAGTAGCAAAAAATGCACCAGTTGACGGTGCATTTTTTATTTGGTTTCACGTGGATCATGTTTCTCATGCCAAGCACGAATCCAATCTTTTCTTTCTTTAAACCTTTTCTCCCCTGCTGAATCTCCAGGACGGAAATAAGTTTTCCGCGGTAAAGTTTCAGGCCACGTATCGAGATCAGTGATCTTGTCTTCATAATTATGAGCGTATTTGTACCCTGCTCCATAATTAAGTTCTTTCATTAGTTTAGTTGGCGCATTGCGAATTGCCAGGGGCACTGGATCATTGAAGTGATCTTTGACGTCGCTCTTCGCCTCGTTATAAGCATTCTCCAAGGCATTCGATTTCGGACTCAATGCACAGTAAACTACTGCGTGCGATAAATGGACTGAGCATTCTGGCATTCCAATAAACTTGCAAGCCTCAAAAGCATTGATTGCCACATTAAGCGCATTGCTATCAGCAAGACCGACATCCTCTGAGGCAAAGCGGACTACTCTTCTGGCCACGTAAAGCGGATCAGCTCCTCCTTCTAAGAGGCGTGCAAGCCAATAAAGAGCGGCATCATCATCGCTATTACGCATTGATTTATGAAGGGCCGAAATTAGATTGTAGAACTCTTCGCCATTCTTGTCATAGCGCAATTGCCGTCCACTTAAAATTTGATTGAAGACTTCTGGAGTTACGATCACTTCATTTCCTTCGTGGTTGGCATTCGTGTAAAGCATCTCTAGAAGATTTAACGCAGTTCTGGCATCACCGTTGGCAGCACCTGCTAGTTCTTGCAATTGCTCGTCAGTTAGTTTAAAATTTTGGTCACCGTAACCTCGGGAACTGGTCATTGCTTGCGTCAGAATTTCTTTAACTTCTTGATCGTTAAGCAACTGGAATACGATCACTTTACTGCGAGAAAGCAAGGCGCTGTTAATTTCAAACGAAGGGTTCTCAGTTGTTGCACCAATCAAGATCACAGTTCCATCTTCTACGATTGGCAAAAGTGCGTCCTGCTGAGCCTTATTAAAACGATGAATTTCGTCGATAAAGAGAATGGTCTTCTGACCTGTTGATTTAAGTTTCTGGGCTTCGGTTTCAATTTCCTTAAGTTCCTTTAATCCACTAGCAACTGCTGAGATGCTGACGAATCTTGCTTTCGTCATTCCAGCAATGATTGAAGCTAAGGTGGTCTTCCCGGTGCCAGCTGGGCCAAAGAAGATTAAAGAAGAGAGCTGATCTTTCTCAATTAGATTACGGACGAACGCTCCGGGAGCAACAATGTTGCCCTGTCCGACAAACTCATTAAAGTTTCGTGGCCGCATGCGAGCTGCTAAAGGCTCTTCCGGCTGTTTATTTGTAAATAAATTTCCTGATTCTACCATTAATTCCTACCTTTTGGTTTCACGTGAAACATTTTTAAATTTAAGGAGACCTATGAAGAAAATTACTAAAGATCTATTAATCGCAGCCCCGATTGCTGTGGGCGGCGCTCTATATTCTGCATCTCGTCTATTATACTCCTATGCCTTTAACCGCAGCGACATTGTTCCTGAGCCTGGCAAGGACATTATTGGTTACGCAAACGACTATTACTACTATATTGACTGGCTGAACGAGCAGAAACATGCTGAACACTGGCGTCTTGTTTCCAAAGACAAGAAAGAAGAACTGAATGCGGTCTGGGTTCCAGCAAAACATCATAGCAAGTTCTCGGTCCTTATCTCTCATGGTTATAAAGGAAATGGCGTGACGATGGCTAATCTAGCTCAGATGTATCACTTTATGGGATTTAACGTCCTGTTGCCTGACAGCCGCGGGCATGGCGATACCAGCGATCCCTACATTAGCTTTGGTTGGCTTGACCACTACGACGCTCTTGCCTGGCTTAACATGATGATTAAGCGAGTTGGACCTGAAAGCAAAGTATTTGTTCATGGGGTTTCGATGGGAGGCGCAACTGCTTTAATGTTAGCTGGCGAAGACTTACCTCCGCAAGTTAAGGGAATCATCGACGACTGCGGTTATTCATCATTAAATGAAGAGTTAGTCTATCTAGCTCGAAAAGTTACTAAGCTTCCAGTTGAACCTGTCCGTCGATTGATGAGTAAAATCAACAAAGTTCGAACTGGCTTTTCCTTTGATGCTGTTAGTAGTGTTAAGCAGCTTAAGAAAGCAAAGGTGCCAATCTTCGTTATTCATGGAGCTGATGATGATTACGTTCCAACATATATGGCGTATCAAAATTATAACGCAATAACCACTCCGAAGAAAATCTGGATTGTTCCAAATGCTGGTCATGCAATGGCTTTCTGGGTTGATCCGCGTGAGTACCATAAACAAGTTACCAGTTTTATTAAATCAACTCTCTAAGATGTTTCACGTGAAACATCTTTTTTCTTTACAAAAAAAGCAGTGCCACGCACTACTTCTTCTGAGTGATTCTTATCTCTGACAAAATCTCAAAAATCATCGCTTGAATTTCAAGGTTATGGTCAAACTGATGTTGCATCAAATGATCCATCTTAGCATGAAGAATTCTTAGCTCCTCTTCCGTCTTTAAGTTAATGTGATAATCATTCTCTGAACTCATTCGATCACGATAAGCTGCCCGGTTTTGACTCATCATAATTACTGGTGCTTGCAAAGCAGCAATACAGCTCAAAAATAGATTTAACAAGATAAATGGATAAGGATCGAAAGTGATCCCAAACACATGGAGTCCATTAATCACAATCCACCCTACTAGTACAATAATGTAGAAGATAATGAAGCCCCAACTCCCCGCAATCTCTGCTACCCGATCAGCGATCTTCTGACCAAATGTTTGGGTTTCTTTAAGGGTCTCATTAACATCAGTAACTCGATACTCTTGATCTTCCATCGTTCGAGTAAGTTTGCGGTTTAACTTATCAATTTGTTTCTCATCAGATCTCATCATCGATTGAATCATCTCAACTTGATAAGGCAACAAATGCTCAAAACAAATAAAGTCCTGGTTGCGAGCTTTTGGATAATCCCTGCGAATCCGATTCACGATCGAAGGTCTTAAGGTCCATAAATAAGCTCCTCGATCATACAAATGCTTATTACCATCAACTAAACAAACAACATCGCGTTCCACAAGTTACCTCCCTTTGGCGACATATACTGATAAAATTGCGAGATCTGCTGGATTAACGCCACTAATTCGCTGAGCTTGCGCTAACGTTGTTGGTCGAATCTTCTTCAGTTTCTGACGTGCTTCCGTTGCTAATCCCTGCAAATCATCATAATTGAGCTGAGTTGGAATCTTCTTTTGTTCCATGCGTTTCATCCGATCAATCATCACGTCTTCCTTCTTAATGTAACCGTCATATTTAGCTTGAATTTCAATTTGTTCGA of Xylocopilactobacillus apicola contains these proteins:
- a CDS encoding ATP-binding cassette domain-containing protein; its protein translation is MVKPYLKSVDLRKDLRSEVLFSGVSLEISVKSWILITGSSASGKTTLLRLLFGEGKPNFGYVEKRKNLRRLKIEHELICHKKTIRQSLTTLGHKFGLRGEARSKRIEELAVKFNFKSFLDQNVATLSDSIKQLASLAQAFLVPLDLIAFDEPLVYLTQDEVKSFRSELNRFHELGVAIVVVAADAHLFEPDATKVYELSHANLKLIYDQDFVDLMRPHLIFKREPFAEKLPDYLLANSWVLKDDQLTLDLIAKPDEVNEIVLELIKRGYSLKYLREEII
- a CDS encoding Hsp20/alpha crystallin family protein — translated: MANDLVTRNNDWFDPLFVDDWDRFFNRGFKSVNNMLTDVKETKDNYTVAVDIPGVDKKQIHLDYHNDELKVSYHNEHTNEEKDKEGHVIHSERKYGSFQRIYTFPDINPEEITAEYVDGVLHITLPKRKPAERDAKRIEIK
- a CDS encoding replication-associated recombination protein A, translating into MVESGNLFTNKQPEEPLAARMRPRNFNEFVGQGNIVAPGAFVRNLIEKDQLSSLIFFGPAGTGKTTLASIIAGMTKARFVSISAVASGLKELKEIETEAQKLKSTGQKTILFIDEIHRFNKAQQDALLPIVEDGTVILIGATTENPSFEINSALLSRSKVIVFQLLNDQEVKEILTQAMTSSRGYGDQNFKLTDEQLQELAGAANGDARTALNLLEMLYTNANHEGNEVIVTPEVFNQILSGRQLRYDKNGEEFYNLISALHKSMRNSDDDAALYWLARLLEGGADPLYVARRVVRFASEDVGLADSNALNVAINAFEACKFIGMPECSVHLSHAVVYCALSPKSNALENAYNEAKSDVKDHFNDPVPLAIRNAPTKLMKELNYGAGYKYAHNYEDKITDLDTWPETLPRKTYFRPGDSAGEKRFKERKDWIRAWHEKHDPRETK
- a CDS encoding alpha/beta hydrolase; this encodes MKKITKDLLIAAPIAVGGALYSASRLLYSYAFNRSDIVPEPGKDIIGYANDYYYYIDWLNEQKHAEHWRLVSKDKKEELNAVWVPAKHHSKFSVLISHGYKGNGVTMANLAQMYHFMGFNVLLPDSRGHGDTSDPYISFGWLDHYDALAWLNMMIKRVGPESKVFVHGVSMGGATALMLAGEDLPPQVKGIIDDCGYSSLNEELVYLARKVTKLPVEPVRRLMSKINKVRTGFSFDAVSSVKQLKKAKVPIFVIHGADDDYVPTYMAYQNYNAITTPKKIWIVPNAGHAMAFWVDPREYHKQVTSFIKSTL
- a CDS encoding DUF1003 domain-containing protein, with protein sequence MERDVVCLVDGNKHLYDRGAYLWTLRPSIVNRIRRDYPKARNQDFICFEHLLPYQVEMIQSMMRSDEKQIDKLNRKLTRTMEDQEYRVTDVNETLKETQTFGQKIADRVAEIAGSWGFIIFYIIVLVGWIVINGLHVFGITFDPYPFILLNLFLSCIAALQAPVIMMSQNRAAYRDRMSSENDYHINLKTEEELRILHAKMDHLMQHQFDHNLEIQAMIFEILSEIRITQKK